The region ACCAACTGCCGATTTATATGATGCACACTTCCCTAAGGTTCAGGCACTTGACTACCTGGGGTGGAAAGATTATGGAGCCAAAACACATTTTAAAGGAAAAGTGAAAACACTCAAATGCTTTGAAGACAATTCATTGGTTAGAAAAGTGTTGGAAGAAAACGGACAAGGAAAGGTTTTGGTTATTGACGGTGGCGGATCTGTTAAACATGCGTTGCTAGGTGATATGCTAGGAGAATTGGCAGTTAAAAATGGATGGGAAGGTGTTATCATTCATGGCATGGTAAGAGATTCGGCTGCCCTAAAAAAACTCAATCTAGGTATTAAAGCCTTGGGAACAGTTCCGGCCAAAACAGAAAAAAACAACCAAGGTTTAATTGATGTAACCCTACGCTTTGCATCCGTTAGTATGGAAAGTGGTGATTTTGTTTATGCCGATGAGGATGGCATCTTACTTTCTAAAACTGAACTAGAATAATTAAATACTTTCCCGGAAGGTTAAAGTGGAATGGAGGGGTTTCGCCGAAAAGTAAACTCCTCGAATAACCGGCTAAAACCCGGAATAGCAAATCCGCTCGACTTTCAACAAGGTTTGCTTCAACCGGGGATAGATCAAATTTATTATCCCAAAATTGTCAATAGAAATTTTAAACTACGTTTCGAGACAAGTGTTAGTAAGGCTTTCAAGTAATTTTTACCGAGAGAACATTATGTAATATCAATTTATATATTAGTTTTCTTATGTAAAATTGTTATAACATAATGTATCCTCGGCATATTCCTAAGTTTGAAAGAAAACCTAACTAACACTAGCTCGGGATTAACCCAAATCATCCCACATCCCATCGCGCTTGTC is a window of Bacteroidia bacterium DNA encoding:
- the rraA gene encoding ribonuclease E activity regulator RraA — translated: MNTPTADLYDAHFPKVQALDYLGWKDYGAKTHFKGKVKTLKCFEDNSLVRKVLEENGQGKVLVIDGGGSVKHALLGDMLGELAVKNGWEGVIIHGMVRDSAALKKLNLGIKALGTVPAKTEKNNQGLIDVTLRFASVSMESGDFVYADEDGILLSKTELE